Proteins found in one Sporosarcina sp. FSL K6-3457 genomic segment:
- a CDS encoding LysR family transcriptional regulator yields the protein MDQHLHVFVTVVEKGSFSRAAEELHMTQPAVSQYIKLLEQTYGETLLERSTKFVRLNKAGEIVYYHAKEIVGLYTKMQSLMDDLSNRASGPLSIGASYTFGEYVLPHFIAKLLEEFPLIKPRIVIGNTKEIAKLVVGHQLDVGIIEGDFKNTHLSIDAFAEDTMFIVAPYHHRLARQDHEVEVSDLEKETWIVRELGSGTREATERIFRSLNIDPQNVMEFGSTQLIKESVESGLGITFLSDLAVRQEISRGLLKIVPVKDTPYKRKFSIILRTSFKTKALKVFIDLLKEHDTSLTTVMKRKES from the coding sequence ATGGATCAACATTTACATGTATTTGTCACGGTTGTGGAAAAAGGGAGTTTTTCACGTGCAGCAGAGGAGTTACACATGACGCAGCCAGCGGTGAGTCAGTACATAAAATTATTAGAGCAAACATACGGGGAAACACTTCTTGAACGAAGTACCAAATTTGTGCGCTTGAATAAAGCGGGAGAGATTGTTTATTATCATGCGAAAGAAATAGTAGGACTTTATACAAAAATGCAAAGTTTAATGGATGACCTGTCCAATCGGGCAAGTGGGCCGCTATCGATAGGGGCAAGCTATACGTTTGGGGAATATGTTCTGCCTCACTTTATAGCTAAATTACTTGAAGAGTTTCCGCTTATAAAACCTCGTATTGTCATTGGCAATACGAAGGAAATTGCAAAATTAGTTGTTGGGCATCAGTTGGATGTCGGCATTATCGAGGGAGATTTCAAAAATACACATCTTTCTATCGATGCATTTGCGGAGGATACGATGTTTATCGTAGCCCCATACCATCACCGTTTGGCAAGACAGGACCATGAGGTGGAAGTGTCCGATCTTGAAAAAGAAACGTGGATTGTTCGTGAGTTGGGATCTGGAACAAGAGAAGCCACGGAAAGAATCTTTCGCTCGTTAAACATTGATCCCCAAAATGTAATGGAATTTGGCAGCACCCAACTGATAAAAGAATCGGTAGAGTCAGGCCTTGGTATTACATTTTTGTCCGATTTGGCTGTCCGTCAAGAAATTTCAAGAGGCTTATTGAAAATTGTACCAGTAAAAGATACGCCGTATAAACGAAAGTTCTCAATTATTTTAAGGACTTCATTTAAAACAAAAGCATTAAAGGTGTTCATTGACCTATTGAAAGAACACGATACGTCGTTAACGACGGTAATGAA
- a CDS encoding lysoplasmalogenase, with product MFQKLLLAAITIMGTIYIFFIPSDPVGFKIFMKLIPMALIILFALTTRTLFSRTYKRIVIMGLFVSMIADGVLYWFMIGLITFFIAHIFYIVAFRHMARKPMPIWAAILLILYGVGMAIWLAGSQFTTGQNVLGIAIIAYICVITTMGWMAIRTRMPLAITGALLFIFSDSVLAIDRFVYTIPYRDALVMVSYYAAQAFIATSIGSRVVKYSVNRNNLIR from the coding sequence ATGTTTCAAAAACTGCTACTTGCCGCTATTACGATTATGGGGACTATCTATATCTTCTTCATCCCATCAGACCCAGTCGGCTTCAAGATTTTTATGAAACTAATTCCGATGGCGCTTATCATTCTGTTTGCATTGACAACAAGAACGCTATTTTCACGTACATATAAACGGATTGTTATAATGGGGCTTTTTGTCTCTATGATTGCAGATGGCGTCCTCTATTGGTTCATGATTGGACTCATTACGTTTTTCATCGCACATATTTTTTACATTGTTGCATTTCGTCATATGGCTCGGAAACCTATGCCCATTTGGGCCGCCATTCTACTTATTCTTTACGGGGTAGGTATGGCTATTTGGCTGGCCGGATCACAATTCACAACTGGGCAAAATGTGCTTGGCATTGCCATTATTGCCTATATTTGCGTCATTACAACAATGGGCTGGATGGCGATTCGTACACGTATGCCACTAGCCATTACCGGCGCACTGCTCTTCATTTTCTCAGATTCCGTTCTCGCAATTGACCGATTTGTTTACACGATTCCGTACCGTGATGCCCTCGTCATGGTATCCTATTATGCCGCGCAAGCTTTCATCGCAACGAGCATCGGTAGTCGGGTCGTAAAGTATTCCGTAAACCGGAACAATCTGATAAGATAG
- a CDS encoding DMT family transporter, with the protein MREIWIGILASLFFAVTFILNRTMELSGGSWLWSSSLRYFFMVPFLIAIVAYRKGLGDTKKEMIAKPAPFFIWSVVAFVLFYAPLTYAAAYSPGWLLAGTWQLTIVAGVLLAPFFTIIVKTNSGEQKIRQKVPAVSLCISLIILVGVVFIQIPHAQSVDIRTLGLGIIPVIIAAFAYPLGNRKMMELLGGRLDTFQRVLGMTLMTMPVWVGVAIYALVTVGPPSISQLSQSFIVAVSSGVIATTLFFMATDLARDDQGKLAAVEATQSTELIFAMIGEMIIIGIALPGPIALVGIGVIIFGMALHSFQTAIAKKKLPVT; encoded by the coding sequence ATGAGGGAGATTTGGATTGGAATCCTAGCCTCTTTGTTTTTCGCAGTGACATTTATCTTAAATCGAACGATGGAATTATCGGGGGGAAGCTGGCTTTGGAGCTCTTCCCTCCGATATTTCTTTATGGTTCCGTTTTTGATTGCCATTGTCGCTTATCGCAAAGGGCTTGGCGATACGAAGAAAGAAATGATTGCGAAGCCTGCACCGTTTTTTATTTGGAGCGTGGTAGCTTTTGTTTTGTTTTATGCGCCACTTACATATGCAGCAGCGTATAGTCCGGGCTGGCTTCTTGCCGGTACGTGGCAATTAACGATTGTGGCCGGCGTTTTACTGGCACCGTTTTTTACAATTATCGTCAAAACGAACTCCGGGGAGCAGAAAATCCGACAGAAGGTTCCTGCCGTTTCACTTTGTATTTCACTTATTATTCTTGTGGGCGTTGTGTTCATTCAAATCCCACATGCCCAAAGTGTCGATATTCGAACGTTGGGGCTCGGTATTATCCCCGTCATCATCGCCGCGTTTGCCTATCCACTTGGAAATCGAAAGATGATGGAACTACTAGGAGGACGGCTTGATACATTTCAGCGTGTCCTCGGGATGACACTTATGACAATGCCTGTTTGGGTTGGTGTGGCCATCTATGCATTAGTAACAGTTGGTCCCCCTTCCATAAGCCAGCTCAGTCAATCATTCATCGTTGCTGTCAGCTCGGGCGTCATTGCCACAACGTTATTTTTCATGGCGACTGATCTTGCACGGGATGACCAAGGAAAACTTGCTGCAGTTGAAGCCACACAATCGACCGAACTTATTTTTGCAATGATTGGTGAAATGATTATTATCGGGATTGCGCTTCCAGGTCCAATTGCGCTTGTCGGAATTGGCGTCATCATTTTTGGTATGGCACTACATAGCTTTCAAACTGCTATCGCAAAAAAGAAATTGCCCGTCACCTAA
- a CDS encoding ABC transporter permease encodes MLTIASPIFLLLLWEFMSRTGILDIRFFPPPSTIVSTFFEMIASGVMANHIGVSLYRIFLGFLLGVIPGVIIGLLMGLYSPIRHFVSPIVMALMPIPTLALLPIIIILFGIGDLSKVVTIAGSVFFPVVINTAAGVINIDSIYLDVAKNYGAGRVNFFLKIALPGALPVMLEGIQMGQAIALLTIVAAEMMGATSGIGYLIWTSYKAFLLPEMYVGLILISFFGYLFSLMLRGIQKKMLPWR; translated from the coding sequence ATGTTGACAATCGCTTCGCCGATATTCCTACTGTTATTATGGGAATTTATGTCGAGGACGGGAATACTAGATATTCGCTTTTTTCCACCGCCCTCCACTATCGTTAGTACGTTTTTCGAGATGATTGCCAGTGGTGTAATGGCCAATCATATTGGGGTTTCGTTGTATAGGATTTTCCTTGGATTTCTACTCGGCGTGATACCGGGTGTCATCATCGGTTTACTGATGGGGCTCTATTCGCCAATCCGGCATTTCGTTTCCCCGATTGTGATGGCGTTAATGCCGATTCCTACACTTGCCTTGCTTCCGATTATTATCATTCTTTTCGGAATCGGGGACTTGTCGAAAGTTGTGACAATTGCAGGAAGTGTCTTTTTTCCTGTTGTCATCAATACAGCGGCAGGTGTCATTAATATCGATTCAATCTATTTGGATGTAGCGAAAAATTACGGAGCAGGAAGAGTGAATTTTTTCTTGAAAATCGCTTTGCCAGGGGCACTGCCAGTCATGCTTGAAGGTATCCAAATGGGGCAGGCGATTGCGCTTCTCACAATTGTAGCTGCGGAAATGATGGGAGCAACTTCAGGAATAGGCTATCTGATTTGGACGTCATACAAAGCATTTTTACTGCCAGAAATGTATGTAGGGCTAATCCTCATTTCATTTTTTGGCTATCTGTTTTCGCTGATGCTCCGGGGAATTCAGAAGAAGATGTTACCGTGGAGGTGA
- the pepT gene encoding peptidase T, producing MKEILIERLVRYAKIDTQSDANSSSTPSTPGQWDLLHELQKELTTIGLEDITLDDNGYLFATLPANTDRDIPVIGFLAHVDTATDYTGKNVKPQRIDNYNGQDVQLNSNTIMTINDFPELKNYVGHTLITTDGTTLLGADNKAGIAEIVTAMEYLIANPDIKHGKLRIAFTPDEEIGRGPHKFDVEKFGAKYAYTMDGGPLGELQYESFNAAGAKVTFHGVSVHPGSAKDKMVNSILIANQFQAAMPAEEIPEKTDDYKGFVHLMNVNGDTEETTLSYIIRYFDRETFAARKQLMIDTANKLKKEYGEHTVTLEIEDQYFNMGEKIEPVMEIVDIMADAFKNIDVEPRIVPIRGGTDGSQLSYMGMPTPNIFTGGENYHGKFEYISVDNMVKATNVIIEAVKLFEQRA from the coding sequence ATGAAAGAGATATTAATCGAGCGTCTTGTACGCTATGCAAAAATCGACACGCAATCAGATGCTAATAGTTCGTCAACCCCTTCAACACCCGGTCAATGGGACTTACTCCATGAATTGCAAAAAGAGCTCACTACTATTGGATTGGAAGACATCACGCTAGATGATAATGGCTATTTATTTGCGACGCTTCCTGCCAATACAGATCGTGACATTCCTGTCATCGGATTTCTAGCACATGTCGATACGGCGACTGATTATACAGGAAAAAACGTTAAGCCACAGCGCATCGACAATTACAATGGCCAAGATGTGCAACTAAATAGTAATACAATTATGACCATAAACGACTTCCCAGAATTGAAAAACTATGTAGGCCATACACTCATTACGACAGATGGTACAACACTTCTCGGTGCTGACAATAAAGCCGGGATTGCTGAAATCGTAACAGCAATGGAGTATTTAATTGCCAATCCAGACATTAAGCATGGCAAACTACGTATTGCCTTCACACCAGACGAGGAAATCGGACGAGGACCCCATAAATTTGACGTCGAAAAGTTTGGGGCAAAATATGCCTATACAATGGACGGCGGCCCACTTGGTGAATTGCAGTATGAGAGCTTCAATGCAGCGGGTGCGAAAGTAACCTTCCACGGCGTCAGTGTTCACCCTGGATCTGCCAAAGATAAAATGGTCAACTCGATCTTAATCGCCAATCAATTCCAGGCTGCCATGCCTGCGGAAGAAATTCCTGAGAAAACAGATGACTATAAAGGGTTTGTCCATCTTATGAACGTCAATGGTGATACGGAAGAAACAACACTTAGCTATATTATCCGTTATTTCGACCGCGAAACATTTGCAGCCCGTAAACAGCTGATGATTGACACGGCTAATAAGCTGAAAAAGGAATACGGCGAACACACTGTTACCCTTGAAATCGAAGACCAATATTTCAATATGGGCGAAAAAATTGAGCCTGTCATGGAGATTGTCGATATTATGGCTGATGCTTTCAAAAATATCGATGTTGAGCCACGTATCGTACCGATACGTGGGGGCACGGATGGATCGCAGCTATCCTATATGGGCATGCCTACGCCGAATATTTTCACTGGCGGTGAAAACTACCACGGCAAGTTCGAATACATCTCCGTCGACAATATGGTCAAAGCAACGAATGTGATCATTGAAGCAGTGAAATTATTCGAACAACGTGCATAA
- a CDS encoding class I SAM-dependent methyltransferase has protein sequence MTQHSQDTWNANLYDTQHSFVSKYGDHLLDLLAPKAGEKILDLGCGTGDLAKKLYDAQVDVVGVDSSANMVAQAKKKYPAIPFEVQDAAELDFHNEFDAVFSNATLHWVQTPKQVLTGIYQGLQQGGRFIAEFGGKGNVQTIIDGIIHGIQEAGFDYNAEQFPWYYPSIGEYTALMEEAGFRVTLAQHYDRPTPLDEDNGLRDWIIMFGSAFFTGIAEDKKNDILTTIEQQLRPLLYTDGQWVADYKRIRVIGIKEK, from the coding sequence ATGACACAACATTCGCAGGACACTTGGAATGCCAATTTATATGATACACAACATTCATTTGTTTCAAAGTACGGGGACCATTTACTTGATTTATTAGCTCCAAAAGCAGGCGAGAAAATTCTTGATCTTGGGTGTGGTACGGGAGATTTAGCGAAAAAATTATATGATGCTCAAGTGGATGTTGTAGGTGTCGATAGCTCTGCAAATATGGTGGCACAAGCGAAAAAGAAGTATCCCGCCATTCCATTTGAAGTTCAAGATGCGGCAGAGTTAGATTTCCATAACGAATTTGATGCTGTATTCTCTAACGCTACGCTTCATTGGGTACAAACGCCAAAGCAAGTTCTCACTGGGATTTATCAGGGTTTGCAGCAAGGAGGAAGATTTATCGCAGAATTTGGTGGCAAAGGAAACGTTCAAACTATCATCGATGGGATTATTCATGGTATTCAAGAGGCTGGGTTTGATTACAACGCAGAGCAATTCCCTTGGTATTATCCGAGTATTGGTGAATATACAGCTTTAATGGAGGAGGCTGGATTCAGGGTCACTCTTGCCCAACACTATGACAGACCAACTCCATTGGATGAGGATAATGGATTGCGAGACTGGATTATCATGTTCGGCAGTGCCTTTTTCACCGGAATTGCTGAAGATAAGAAAAATGACATCCTCACAACAATCGAGCAGCAATTACGTCCCCTCTTATATACAGATGGCCAATGGGTCGCTGATTACAAAAGAATTCGTGTCATTGGGATTAAAGAAAAATAA
- a CDS encoding ABC transporter ATP-binding protein yields MGKKTKIIIRSLTKAFYKKQASVTALDDINLTVEDGEFVCLVGPSGCGKTTLLRILAGLEHPSIGEFTIATDGEDRPLQSMVFQERGVIPWLTVEENVAFGLKMRHMPKEVVKERTAYYLKKTGLERFSSLYPKELSGGMKQRVSIARAFANDPEILLMDEPFAALDEQNKFILQEELLSIWSETGKTVLFITHSIDEALLLSDRILLMSSQPGRIIREIKVDMPRPRKMEDIRANPVMAEQFVEIWQHLQEEVQRSRQENE; encoded by the coding sequence ATGGGGAAAAAAACTAAAATTATCATTCGTAGTTTGACGAAAGCATTTTATAAAAAACAAGCATCTGTTACGGCACTTGACGATATTAATTTGACTGTCGAGGATGGAGAATTTGTCTGTCTTGTTGGTCCAAGTGGCTGTGGAAAAACAACACTTCTGCGTATTTTAGCGGGCCTTGAACATCCGAGCATTGGTGAATTTACCATTGCGACGGATGGGGAGGACCGTCCTCTTCAGTCGATGGTATTCCAGGAAAGAGGTGTCATTCCTTGGCTTACCGTAGAGGAGAACGTAGCATTTGGCCTCAAAATGCGCCATATGCCGAAAGAAGTCGTCAAAGAGCGGACGGCGTATTATTTAAAGAAAACCGGACTTGAACGGTTTTCTTCACTTTATCCAAAAGAATTATCTGGCGGAATGAAGCAGCGTGTAAGTATCGCGCGGGCATTTGCCAATGATCCAGAAATTTTGCTGATGGATGAACCATTTGCTGCACTCGATGAACAGAATAAATTCATCTTACAGGAGGAATTGCTGTCCATCTGGTCAGAAACGGGCAAGACAGTTCTTTTCATCACCCATAGTATCGACGAAGCGTTATTACTAAGCGATCGTATTTTACTGATGAGTTCTCAACCAGGAAGAATTATTCGGGAAATTAAAGTCGACATGCCACGTCCGCGAAAAATGGAGGATATCCGGGCAAATCCGGTAATGGCCGAACAGTTTGTTGAAATATGGCAGCATCTTCAGGAAGAGGTACAGCGGTCCAGGCAGGAAAATGAATGA
- a CDS encoding YeiH family protein, producing METVKPTNWPDLPFSFAWIGGIAFTFFIALLGYLLVKIPGFDHIGQLACAILMAVVYRQFLGYPEIIRPGITFSSKHLLRFAIILYGLKLNIDTVLHDGIGLLIRDAGVILFAILLTIWLAKLLKADQNISLLLAVGTGICGAAAIAAIAPIVKSKDEDTAIGVGIIALVGTIFAIGYTLLRPILPLTDVDYGIWAGISLHEIAHVALAAEPAGEDALAIGLLAKLGRVFLLVPLCFIFMSWMKRKSHSNDTTESKIEFPWFLIGFVLMSLIGSYVLGQSIPVSEEFLLGISTITTWCLTAAMVGLGLNVSLHDLRTKALKPLVAMLISSICLSILAYFII from the coding sequence ATGGAAACAGTGAAACCAACAAACTGGCCAGATCTACCTTTCTCATTTGCCTGGATTGGTGGAATTGCGTTCACTTTTTTTATCGCATTACTTGGTTATTTGTTAGTAAAAATACCTGGATTTGATCATATCGGTCAGCTGGCCTGCGCCATTTTAATGGCAGTAGTCTATCGGCAATTTTTAGGCTATCCTGAGATAATACGCCCAGGAATCACTTTTTCATCTAAACATTTGCTACGCTTTGCTATTATTTTATATGGTTTAAAATTAAATATTGATACGGTTTTACACGATGGAATAGGACTGCTCATTCGTGACGCTGGTGTCATCCTGTTTGCAATTCTTTTAACAATTTGGCTAGCCAAATTGTTAAAGGCAGATCAAAATATCTCATTACTACTAGCCGTTGGTACTGGTATTTGTGGAGCGGCCGCGATTGCAGCCATTGCTCCCATCGTCAAATCGAAAGACGAGGATACCGCCATCGGAGTCGGCATCATTGCATTGGTCGGTACAATATTCGCAATCGGCTACACCCTTTTGCGTCCCATTTTACCATTAACTGACGTCGATTATGGTATATGGGCCGGCATAAGCTTGCACGAAATTGCCCATGTCGCCTTAGCAGCCGAGCCTGCTGGGGAGGATGCACTCGCCATCGGCCTACTTGCAAAACTTGGTCGTGTATTCCTTCTCGTTCCTTTATGTTTTATTTTCATGTCCTGGATGAAACGAAAAAGTCATAGTAATGATACTACAGAAAGTAAAATTGAGTTTCCATGGTTCTTAATCGGTTTCGTACTGATGAGTCTTATCGGAAGCTATGTCCTTGGACAATCTATTCCGGTTTCAGAAGAGTTTTTATTGGGTATTTCCACGATTACAACATGGTGTTTGACTGCTGCCATGGTTGGCCTTGGTCTGAATGTTAGCCTACATGATCTTCGCACAAAAGCGTTAAAGCCTTTAGTTGCGATGCTAATCAGTTCGATTTGCCTTAGCATTTTGGCCTATTTTATTATATGA
- a CDS encoding ABC transporter substrate-binding protein: MAKWMKSGWLMMLFAVALVVGACSPKETVQPVPEDKVPNAVTEDYPSGDLAPLDNRVKVVIAEDGAASGAGFYIAKEKGYFEDYNIEVEFAQFANSDDMLPALAAGEVDIAGGVSTASFFNAIAQGIDVKIIADKGHNVPGKSYFTFVIGNHMVDEIKEYSDFKGKKIAVSSRNSIDGYIYEEMLKHAGLTEDDVEFVLMGDFGSMLGAINGETIDAALNIEPLIAQGVDQGFHVRFGDATDYAPESQIAMVLGSPQFMSEEQDISLRFMSAYLKGVRDYNDAFIKDIGKDEVVEIMTKHTALKDPELWDKVNVTGLDPDGKMFIDDIKKQYDTYKANGAIRGDVDLNKAIDTSITEKAVETIGEYER; encoded by the coding sequence ATGGCGAAGTGGATGAAAAGCGGATGGTTGATGATGTTATTCGCAGTGGCATTGGTTGTTGGGGCTTGTTCTCCAAAAGAAACAGTGCAGCCAGTGCCGGAAGATAAGGTGCCGAATGCAGTGACAGAGGACTATCCTTCGGGTGATTTGGCGCCACTCGACAACCGGGTAAAAGTCGTTATTGCGGAAGATGGTGCGGCATCGGGTGCCGGCTTCTATATCGCGAAAGAAAAAGGGTATTTTGAAGACTATAATATTGAAGTAGAGTTCGCCCAATTCGCCAATAGTGATGATATGCTGCCGGCACTTGCAGCAGGTGAAGTTGATATTGCAGGCGGCGTTTCGACCGCATCATTTTTCAATGCGATTGCACAAGGAATTGACGTTAAAATTATTGCGGATAAAGGGCATAATGTGCCAGGAAAATCCTACTTCACATTTGTCATCGGTAATCATATGGTCGATGAAATAAAAGAGTATAGTGATTTTAAAGGGAAGAAAATAGCTGTATCATCACGCAATTCGATTGACGGCTATATTTACGAGGAAATGCTTAAGCACGCAGGCTTGACTGAAGATGACGTCGAGTTCGTGCTCATGGGGGACTTTGGCAGTATGCTAGGGGCAATCAATGGTGAAACAATCGATGCCGCACTCAATATCGAGCCGCTTATCGCACAGGGGGTCGACCAAGGTTTCCATGTTCGATTCGGTGACGCAACTGATTATGCACCCGAATCTCAAATTGCAATGGTACTTGGCTCCCCTCAATTCATGTCTGAAGAACAGGATATTTCATTGCGGTTCATGTCTGCCTACTTGAAAGGTGTTCGTGACTATAATGATGCCTTTATTAAAGACATTGGTAAGGACGAAGTGGTCGAAATCATGACAAAACATACCGCATTGAAAGACCCCGAGCTTTGGGATAAAGTGAACGTCACAGGACTTGACCCAGACGGAAAGATGTTCATTGATGACATTAAAAAGCAGTACGATACGTATAAAGCGAACGGTGCGATTCGTGGAGATGTCGATTTAAACAAAGCAATTGATACATCGATTACGGAGAAAGCGGTCGAAACAATTGGGGAATATGAACGTTAG